The sequence ACCCGCAGCACCAGCACGCTGGTCGCCGGGAACTCGTCGCCGTCCGCGGCATAGCTGTTGGTGTTGACGTACTTCCCACCCTGCTTGCCGCCCTGGAAGGCCCAGCTCGTCGTGTGCCCCCGAAGAAGGCGCTGAGGCTGCGCGCGGGCTTCTTGCCGGGGAAGTCGGCCGGGGTGCCGAAGTCGAGGTAGGGCTTGGGCGCCTTGCCGCCCTTGATGCCCTTGGCGATCTCGCCCGGCCGCGAGAAGAGGTTGTACGGCGCTGAGCGGCTCGTCTCCCGATAGATCCCCTTGGCCCCCTCGGTGACCCAGGGGATGCCGGCCTTCCTGACCCGGTCGAGCGTGATCTGGGCGGCTCCGCTGGTGACCACGTGGGCACCGACCGGCACGATCCCGATGTCGCTGGCGCGCATCGACCGCACCGGGCCGACCACGGGTGGGAGCTTCGAGTAGTAGAAGGCGGCCAGTCGGGTCATCCCGCCCTCGACGAGCTCCTCGACGACCATGTCCGCGGAGCCGAGGCCGACCTGCGGAGCACTGGAGGAGGTGTTGTCGACCTTGGTCACGAGCACCGGGTGCTTGGGATAGGACCCCTTGACCTCCAGGCCGGTGAGCGGCCAGAGCGCCGGCGGGTCCTCGGCAACCTCGGCGGCGGTCGTGGGCTCGCCCGAGGTGGGGGCGCTGTCCTCGGTGGGCTCCTTGTCGCCGCCGCAGGCGGCCAGGCCGCCCAGAAGGGCAGTGGCCGTCAGCGCGGCGAGCGATAGACGCAGGCGGGAGTGCAAGGGGGTGCTCCGATCACAGGGGCGGAAAGTCTGGGGAAAGTGTCACTGTCCGGCCAAGGGCGGCGGGTGAGGCGCGCCGCGGGTGTGGCTGGCGCCACTGGCGACGGGCGCAGCCACCGCTGGGTGGCCGCGCCCGTCACCGGGCTCGCTCAGCGGCGCAGTGTGCCACCGAACCAGCTGCTCGTCCACGGCGCTGCGACCGTCACCCGCCGGCCGGAACCGGGCGAGTGCACCATCATCGCGCGCCCGTTCTTGAAGCCGATGAAGATCGCTGCGTGATAGACGTTGCCGCCGCTGTGGAAGAACATCAGGTCACCGGGGCGCATGTTGTGCTTGGCGATCCGACGGGTCGCGCCGGCTTGGGCGTCGGACGTGCGAGGGACGCTGACGCCGGCGCGGCCATAGCTGTAGGCGATCAGGCCGGAGCAGTCGAAGGCGTTCGGGCCGGCGGCGCCATACGCATAGACGTCTCCCCGCTGGTTGAGGGCGATCTGCTGAGCAGTCAGGATCCGTGAGTTCAGCCTCTTCGCGGCCGCGGCGGGGGCACGACGTTCGGAGGTCTCCGCGGCGGACGCCGCAGTGGCGGGCGCGATCGCGACGGCCGTGGAGGCCATCGAGAGACCGAGCAGGGCGAGGGCGCCGGAGCGCAGGGTCGAGCTGATGCGACGGGTCGCAGGCATGGCAAAGTCCTTTCCCACGCCTGTGAGGTGAGCTGTCGGGTTGGAGCTGGAAAGTGCTCCGCCACCTGGTGGTGGCTTCACCCCGAGCCGTCCGCTGGCTGCGGCCGGCAGTGGAACCTGTGGGTCCCCACTCCTGCCCGAACATCGTGGTATCAGGGGGTCCGCTCCGGGCGGGCAGGACTCGGCGTTGCCCGGGCGGGATATCGGTTGTGTGATGCCTCCACCCGGCGTCGGCCGGAGGTTGAGGCGTCCACGAAGGTAGGCAAACCAGGGCCGGAAATCCAAGTTTCCACCACGTCCACTCGCCCTCCCCCGCGACTGCAGGCGGGGATCGGGGCGTCTGAGTGAGCAGGGTCATACGCCGCGAGCGGTGCGTGAGGCGGGTGCGGGTCGCGCAGAAGCAGCCCCACTCACCGCCCGGTGCGTCAGCCGAGCTTGGCCCCGCCGTCGACGTAGAGGGTCTGGCCGGTGATGTAGGAGGCCTCGTCGCTGCACAGGAAGGCCGCGGCCGCGGCGATGTCCTCGGGGTAGCCCACCCGGCGGACGGGGTTGGCGTCCGCGTTCATCTTGCGGAAGTCGTCGACGTCGATCTTGAGCCGCGC comes from Nocardioides piscis and encodes:
- a CDS encoding C40 family peptidase → MPATRRISSTLRSGALALLGLSMASTAVAIAPATAASAAETSERRAPAAAAKRLNSRILTAQQIALNQRGDVYAYGAAGPNAFDCSGLIAYSYGRAGVSVPRTSDAQAGATRRIAKHNMRPGDLMFFHSGGNVYHAAIFIGFKNGRAMMVHSPGSGRRVTVAAPWTSSWFGGTLRR